In Haloarchaeobius litoreus, the following are encoded in one genomic region:
- a CDS encoding SRPBCC family protein, with product MNTVTLSRSIDAPAETVREAMADLQAFTEAAGFDDVAVDGDEVVITNHVGLLELQLELVVTVDEPDRLVLDQRDGIFESMETRYTVTGDTESCEVTAETDFALDVAIVGAVLDATVIERQRSAELTRQLDWLQERFEDGS from the coding sequence ATGAACACGGTGACCCTCTCGCGGTCCATCGACGCGCCCGCCGAGACAGTCCGGGAGGCGATGGCCGACCTGCAGGCGTTCACCGAAGCCGCCGGCTTCGACGACGTCGCCGTCGACGGCGACGAGGTGGTCATCACGAACCACGTCGGCCTGCTGGAGCTCCAGCTGGAACTCGTCGTGACCGTCGACGAGCCCGACCGGCTCGTCCTCGACCAGCGCGACGGCATCTTCGAGTCGATGGAGACGAGGTACACCGTCACCGGCGATACGGAATCGTGCGAGGTGACCGCCGAGACCGACTTCGCCCTCGACGTGGCCATCGTCGGGGCGGTGCTCGACGCCACGGTCATCGAACGACAGCGTTCCGCGGAGCTGACCCGGCAGCTCGACTGGTTGCAGGAGCGGTTCGAGGACGGCTCGTAG
- a CDS encoding translation initiation factor IF-2 subunit beta: MDYEDQLDRAMAETPEISSTGERFSVPDAEVRQEGKMTVYENFRETTDVMNREPSHVMKFFQDELGTSGHIDERGRARLKGEFRRDRVADALAEYVDSFVRCTECSSPDTRLVTEQGTTVLKCDACGALSAVPDL; this comes from the coding sequence ATGGACTACGAGGACCAACTGGACCGCGCGATGGCGGAGACGCCCGAGATCAGCTCCACGGGCGAGCGCTTCAGCGTCCCCGACGCCGAGGTCCGCCAGGAGGGGAAGATGACCGTCTACGAGAACTTCAGGGAGACGACGGACGTCATGAACCGGGAGCCGTCGCACGTCATGAAGTTCTTCCAGGACGAGCTGGGGACCAGCGGCCACATCGACGAACGCGGCCGGGCGCGGCTGAAAGGCGAGTTCCGGCGGGACCGTGTCGCCGATGCGCTCGCGGAGTACGTCGACTCGTTCGTCCGGTGTACGGAGTGCTCGTCGCCGGACACGCGGCTGGTCACCGAGCAGGGGACGACGGTGCTGAAGTGCGACGCCTGCGGGGCGCTCTCGGCGGTCCCCGACCTGTAG
- a CDS encoding DUF7836 family putative zinc-binding protein gives MVETYVRLLCPECNKEWELGPDELPGPKRNYSCPSCHATRRLAEFMRTERDLETLKQLQ, from the coding sequence ATGGTGGAAACCTACGTCCGGCTTCTCTGTCCCGAATGCAACAAGGAGTGGGAGCTGGGACCGGACGAGCTCCCCGGGCCGAAACGCAACTACAGCTGTCCGTCCTGCCACGCGACGCGTCGCCTGGCGGAGTTCATGCGGACCGAACGCGACCTCGAGACCCTGAAACAGCTCCAGTGA
- a CDS encoding transcription initiation factor IIB: MSDSVTTRFTDEAQTTEKDTDERTRTETNEAEMTCPECAGDVRFDAEHGETVCTDCGLVIDDQNIDRGPEWRAFDASERDSKSRVGAPTTKMMHDDGLSTNIGWQDKDAYGRSLSSRQRKKMQRLRTWNERFRTRDSKERNLKQALGEIDRMASALGLPKNVRETASVIYRRALAEDLLPGRSIEGVATAALYAAARQAGTPRSLDEMAIVSRVDKMELTRTYRYVVRELKLEIQPADPEKFVPRFASDLDLSDEAERRARQLLDNARDEGILSGKSPVGLAAAAIYAAALLTNEKVTQSEVSDVANISEVTIRNRYKELLEASDTGFAAA; the protein is encoded by the coding sequence ATGAGCGATTCAGTAACCACACGTTTCACGGACGAGGCACAGACGACGGAGAAAGATACGGACGAGCGAACCCGAACCGAGACGAACGAGGCCGAGATGACGTGCCCCGAGTGCGCCGGTGACGTCCGCTTCGACGCCGAACACGGCGAGACGGTCTGTACCGACTGCGGGCTCGTCATCGACGACCAGAACATCGACCGCGGCCCCGAGTGGCGTGCGTTCGACGCCAGCGAGCGCGACTCGAAGTCCCGCGTCGGTGCGCCGACGACGAAGATGATGCACGACGACGGCCTCTCGACGAACATCGGCTGGCAGGACAAGGACGCCTACGGACGCTCGCTGTCCAGCCGACAGCGCAAGAAGATGCAGCGGCTACGCACCTGGAACGAGCGCTTCCGCACCCGCGACAGCAAGGAGCGCAACCTGAAACAGGCCCTCGGCGAGATCGACCGCATGGCCAGCGCGCTCGGCCTGCCGAAGAACGTGCGCGAGACCGCGTCGGTCATCTACCGCCGCGCGCTCGCCGAGGACCTGCTCCCCGGCCGCTCCATCGAGGGCGTCGCCACCGCCGCACTGTACGCGGCGGCCCGACAGGCCGGCACGCCGCGCAGCCTCGACGAGATGGCGATCGTCAGCCGCGTGGACAAGATGGAGCTGACCCGCACCTACCGCTACGTCGTGCGCGAGCTGAAGCTGGAGATCCAGCCCGCCGACCCCGAGAAGTTCGTGCCACGGTTCGCCAGTGACCTCGACCTCAGCGACGAGGCCGAGCGCCGGGCACGCCAGCTGCTCGACAACGCCCGCGACGAGGGCATCCTCTCGGGCAAGTCGCCGGTCGGCCTCGCGGCGGCCGCTATCTACGCGGCCGCACTGCTGACCAACGAGAAGGTCACGCAGAGCGAGGTCAGCGACGTCGCAAACATCTCCGAGGTCACCATCCGGAACCGGTACAAGGAGCTGCTCGAGGCCTCGGATACGGGCTTCGCGGCCGCATAA
- a CDS encoding DUF7282 domain-containing protein, with translation MRDRLTVLIVVVALCTSAVAGVAAAGTDTTAEANHASVTFEAQTSGGHTVTVDEVTLAEGGFVTIHDASVTEGTVFGSVLGTSSYLEAGTHENVTITLDDPLSEDATLVAMPHRDTDGDRSYSFVASNGETDGPYTTDGSAVVDTAAITVSATVSMADGVVANDTVVVDRVELSEGGFVTVHDATVTEGQVFESIRGTSQYLEAGVHENVRITLEEPLTENTTLVPMAHKDTDGDGTYTFAESEGAADGPYTADGRAVVDTAVVTIGTEATVRFANQSTGGERVVVDEVFLPEGGFVTVHDATVTEGAVFESIRGTSQYLAPGTHEDVEVILDEPVTEGTTLVPMAHKDTDGDQTYTFEESEGADDGPYTADGAAVVDTGVVTLSASVSMADQTSDGRTVVVEDVDLAEGGFVTIHDSSLFAGAVFESVLGTSEYLEAGHHEEVTVTLDRPVRSTQTLVPMAHMDSDGDGTYTFAESEGAADGPYTYDGGAVVDTARVQVGAFVEMNDQETDGTTVVVDSVTLQDGGFVTVHDATVTEGAVFESIRGTSEYLGPGTHENVEIALDAPLEEDSTLVPMAHHDSDGDETYTFAESEGAADGPYVYDGGAVVDTASATVTGGMDGGTETDSEEDPMETTAMDDGTTMMEETEMQETDGGDGESGDGGSPGFGIAVALVALVAAAGLARRRAGR, from the coding sequence ATGCGGGACAGATTGACAGTACTGATCGTCGTCGTCGCACTCTGCACCAGCGCGGTCGCGGGTGTGGCGGCGGCAGGTACCGACACGACGGCCGAGGCGAACCACGCCTCGGTGACGTTCGAAGCACAGACCTCCGGCGGCCACACGGTGACCGTCGACGAGGTGACGCTGGCGGAGGGCGGCTTCGTGACCATCCACGACGCGAGCGTCACGGAGGGCACCGTGTTCGGCAGCGTGCTGGGCACGTCCAGCTATCTGGAAGCTGGCACGCACGAGAACGTGACCATCACGCTCGACGACCCCTTGAGCGAGGACGCGACCCTCGTCGCGATGCCCCACCGTGACACCGACGGCGACCGGTCGTACTCCTTCGTCGCCTCGAACGGCGAGACCGACGGCCCGTACACGACCGACGGGAGCGCCGTCGTCGACACGGCCGCGATCACCGTCTCCGCGACGGTCTCGATGGCCGACGGCGTCGTCGCGAACGACACCGTCGTCGTCGACCGCGTCGAGCTCTCGGAGGGCGGCTTCGTGACGGTCCACGACGCGACGGTCACCGAGGGCCAGGTGTTCGAGAGCATCCGCGGCACCTCCCAGTACCTCGAGGCGGGCGTCCACGAGAACGTCCGCATCACGCTGGAGGAGCCGCTGACGGAGAACACGACGCTGGTCCCGATGGCACACAAGGACACCGACGGTGACGGGACGTACACCTTCGCCGAGAGCGAGGGTGCCGCCGACGGCCCGTACACGGCCGACGGGAGGGCCGTCGTCGACACGGCAGTCGTCACCATCGGCACCGAGGCGACCGTGCGCTTCGCGAACCAGTCCACCGGCGGCGAGCGCGTCGTCGTGGACGAGGTGTTCCTGCCCGAGGGTGGCTTCGTGACGGTCCACGACGCGACGGTCACCGAGGGCGCAGTGTTCGAGAGCATCCGCGGCACCTCCCAGTACCTCGCACCGGGCACGCACGAGGACGTCGAGGTCATCCTCGATGAGCCGGTCACCGAGGGCACCACGCTGGTCCCGATGGCACACAAGGACACCGACGGTGACCAGACGTACACCTTCGAGGAGAGCGAAGGCGCGGACGACGGCCCGTACACGGCTGACGGCGCAGCGGTCGTCGACACCGGCGTGGTGACGCTCAGCGCGAGCGTCTCGATGGCCGACCAGACCTCCGACGGCCGCACGGTCGTCGTCGAGGACGTGGACCTCGCGGAGGGCGGCTTCGTGACCATCCACGACAGCTCGCTGTTCGCCGGAGCGGTGTTCGAGAGCGTCCTCGGTACGTCCGAGTACCTCGAAGCCGGTCACCACGAGGAGGTGACGGTCACGCTCGACCGGCCGGTCCGCTCGACGCAGACGCTGGTCCCGATGGCCCACATGGACTCCGACGGTGACGGGACGTACACCTTCGCCGAGAGCGAGGGTGCCGCCGACGGTCCGTACACCTACGATGGCGGCGCAGTCGTCGACACCGCCCGCGTGCAGGTCGGCGCGTTCGTGGAGATGAACGACCAGGAGACCGACGGCACGACGGTCGTCGTCGACTCCGTGACGCTGCAGGACGGCGGCTTCGTGACGGTCCACGACGCGACGGTCACCGAGGGCGCAGTGTTCGAGAGCATCCGCGGCACCTCGGAGTACCTCGGTCCGGGGACGCACGAGAACGTCGAGATCGCGCTCGACGCGCCGCTGGAGGAGGACTCGACGCTGGTCCCCATGGCGCATCACGACAGCGACGGTGACGAGACGTACACCTTCGCCGAGAGCGAGGGTGCAGCGGACGGCCCCTACGTCTACGACGGCGGCGCAGTCGTCGACACCGCCAGCGCCACCGTGACGGGCGGGATGGACGGCGGGACCGAGACCGACAGCGAGGAGGACCCGATGGAGACGACCGCGATGGACGACGGCACGACGATGATGGAGGAGACGGAGATGCAGGAGACGGACGGCGGTGACGGCGAGTCCGGCGACGGCGGGTCGCCCGGCTTCGGCATCGCCGTGGCGCTCGTCGCGCTCGTCGCGGCGGCTGGGCTCGCGCGTCGGCGCGCCGGCCGCTGA
- a CDS encoding ArsR/SmtB family transcription factor: MEAVLWYVMTGTRGGENRVRILRAIDERPRNANKLAEELDLDYKTVRHHLDVLMENDIVENSGDDYGAVYLPTGQARDHWDTVEQIIEQVD, from the coding sequence ATGGAGGCCGTTCTCTGGTACGTGATGACCGGGACCCGCGGCGGCGAGAACAGGGTCCGCATCCTGCGTGCCATCGACGAACGGCCGCGAAACGCGAACAAGCTCGCCGAGGAGCTGGACCTGGACTACAAGACGGTCCGACACCACCTCGACGTGCTGATGGAGAACGACATCGTGGAGAACAGCGGCGACGACTACGGCGCGGTGTACCTCCCGACGGGGCAGGCGCGCGACCACTGGGACACGGTCGAGCAGATCATCGAACAGGTGGACTGA
- a CDS encoding trans-sulfuration enzyme family protein — MDDRHFETREVHSHARKDQYGAMMPPIYANATYEYASPTEQKGEHRYSRMSEPTRGALEESFAALEGGAHGFAFATGMAAIDAVFASTLSPGDHVVAAKNLYAETHDLLADVYSEYGIETTHVPVNDADAIADAIGPDTELVYFETPTNPVLRVGDIEAAAEAAHEHDALLANDNTFASPYLQRPLELGADIVVESLTKYQGGHSDVLAGAVATNDPEVAEDIEYTQYTRGAVLGPFDSFLVLRGMKTLSTRMDRHCANARAVAEFLDDHPGVDPVYYPGLESHPNHDVAARQMADFGGMVAFELEGDRDTVAEFAASLEVFALAESLGGVESLVEVPALMTHQDLSAEELAEAGIDEGLVRLSVGIEHHEDLLADLERALDLALD, encoded by the coding sequence ATGGACGACCGTCACTTCGAGACACGCGAGGTACACTCACACGCCAGGAAGGACCAGTACGGCGCGATGATGCCGCCAATCTACGCGAACGCCACGTACGAGTACGCGTCGCCGACGGAGCAGAAGGGCGAGCACCGCTACTCGCGCATGTCCGAGCCGACACGTGGCGCGCTCGAGGAGTCCTTCGCCGCGCTGGAAGGCGGTGCGCACGGCTTCGCCTTCGCCACCGGGATGGCGGCTATCGACGCCGTGTTCGCGTCGACGCTCTCCCCGGGCGACCACGTCGTCGCTGCGAAGAACCTCTACGCCGAGACCCACGACCTGCTCGCGGACGTCTACTCGGAGTACGGCATCGAGACGACCCACGTCCCGGTGAACGACGCGGACGCCATCGCCGACGCCATCGGGCCCGACACCGAGCTCGTCTACTTCGAGACGCCGACGAACCCCGTCCTCAGGGTCGGCGACATCGAAGCCGCCGCGGAGGCGGCCCACGAGCACGACGCGCTGCTCGCCAACGACAACACGTTCGCCTCGCCGTACCTCCAGCGTCCGCTCGAACTCGGCGCGGACATCGTCGTCGAGTCGCTGACGAAGTACCAGGGCGGGCACTCCGACGTGCTCGCCGGCGCGGTCGCCACGAACGACCCCGAGGTCGCCGAGGATATCGAGTACACCCAGTACACCCGTGGTGCAGTTCTCGGACCGTTCGACTCCTTCCTCGTCCTCCGGGGGATGAAGACGCTCTCGACGCGGATGGACCGCCACTGCGCGAACGCTCGCGCCGTCGCCGAGTTCCTCGACGACCACCCCGGCGTCGACCCGGTGTACTACCCCGGCCTCGAATCACACCCGAACCACGACGTGGCGGCACGCCAGATGGCGGACTTCGGCGGGATGGTAGCGTTCGAACTGGAGGGCGACCGCGACACCGTCGCCGAGTTCGCCGCGTCGCTGGAGGTGTTCGCGCTCGCGGAGAGCCTCGGTGGCGTCGAGAGCCTCGTCGAGGTGCCGGCGCTGATGACCCACCAGGACCTCTCCGCCGAGGAGCTCGCCGAGGCCGGCATCGACGAGGGGCTCGTCCGCCTGAGCGTCGGCATCGAGCACCACGAGGACCTCCTCGCCGACCTGGAACGCGCGCTCGACCTCGCACTCGACTGA
- a CDS encoding M20 family metallopeptidase encodes MAEEPDTDEFPDDVVELAAHLVRIASENPPGNEKPCAEYIVEWFTQHGVDAELVPTPGTDRPNAVATVGSGGPTLVLNGHTDVVPADDPDEWAHDPFGGEVADGRLWGRGSADMKTGLALAMVAARNREHADRDRPGTLVVHAAAGEETGLPGTRTLIDEGYGGDFAVVLEPTEFRVATSAKGVVTYRIGVHGESTHASNPDEGTNAIDAARAVMDRIDEYDARLRERSDPLVGRAYANVTAFEAGTGSNMAVVPARAEFLLDRRILPEESIEDVDREVDDLLAAAEREDGVVTDRETVQHYASAGIEPDHPLAELVRERTGDLAPAEPWGMAAATDAREFVADGVPAVVWGPGSLSEAHTVDESIPVADAERALSLLEGIVDDVLSGTLDG; translated from the coding sequence ATGGCCGAGGAGCCCGACACCGACGAGTTCCCCGACGACGTGGTCGAACTCGCGGCTCACCTCGTCCGCATCGCGTCGGAGAACCCGCCGGGGAACGAGAAGCCGTGCGCCGAGTACATCGTCGAGTGGTTCACCCAACACGGCGTCGACGCCGAACTGGTGCCGACGCCCGGCACGGACCGCCCCAACGCGGTGGCGACCGTCGGCTCCGGCGGCCCGACACTCGTGCTGAACGGCCACACCGACGTCGTCCCGGCCGACGACCCCGACGAGTGGGCACACGACCCCTTCGGCGGTGAAGTCGCCGACGGCCGGCTCTGGGGACGGGGCAGCGCCGACATGAAGACCGGCCTCGCGCTGGCGATGGTCGCCGCCCGGAACCGCGAGCACGCCGACCGGGACCGACCCGGCACACTCGTCGTCCACGCCGCCGCCGGCGAGGAGACGGGCCTGCCCGGGACCCGGACCCTCATCGACGAGGGCTACGGCGGCGACTTCGCCGTCGTCCTCGAACCGACCGAGTTCCGCGTCGCCACGAGCGCGAAGGGCGTCGTCACCTACCGTATCGGCGTCCACGGCGAGTCGACCCACGCGAGCAACCCCGACGAGGGGACGAACGCCATCGACGCGGCACGTGCCGTCATGGACCGCATCGACGAGTACGATGCGCGACTCCGCGAGCGGTCCGACCCGCTCGTCGGCAGGGCGTACGCGAACGTCACCGCCTTCGAGGCCGGCACCGGTTCGAACATGGCCGTCGTCCCCGCCCGCGCCGAGTTCCTGCTCGACCGGCGCATCCTCCCAGAGGAGTCCATCGAGGACGTGGACCGCGAGGTCGACGACCTGCTCGCCGCCGCCGAGCGCGAGGACGGCGTCGTGACCGACCGCGAAACGGTCCAGCACTACGCCTCCGCCGGCATCGAACCGGACCACCCGCTCGCCGAACTGGTTCGCGAGCGGACCGGCGACCTCGCGCCCGCCGAGCCGTGGGGCATGGCGGCGGCGACCGACGCCCGGGAGTTCGTCGCCGATGGGGTCCCGGCCGTCGTCTGGGGGCCGGGGTCGCTCTCGGAGGCCCACACCGTCGACGAGTCCATCCCGGTCGCCGACGCGGAGCGTGCGCTTTCGCTGCTGGAGGGAATCGTCGACGACGTGCTCTCGGGAACACTCGACGGATAG
- a CDS encoding DUF357 domain-containing protein → MAADLQEKTDRYHDLLAEALDEVTVAPPEDTPMGEAALDCLEMAASYLDDGEHFREEDDLVNALAAFSYGHAWLDAGARVGLFDVPREGHLFTI, encoded by the coding sequence ATGGCGGCGGACCTCCAGGAGAAGACCGACCGCTACCACGACCTGCTCGCCGAGGCACTCGACGAGGTGACGGTCGCTCCACCCGAGGACACGCCGATGGGCGAGGCCGCGCTCGACTGCCTGGAGATGGCGGCGTCGTACCTCGACGACGGCGAGCACTTCCGCGAGGAGGACGATCTCGTGAACGCGCTGGCGGCGTTCTCCTATGGACACGCGTGGCTGGACGCGGGTGCGCGGGTCGGTCTGTTCGACGTACCGCGCGAGGGGCACCTGTTCACCATCTGA
- a CDS encoding winged helix-turn-helix transcriptional regulator, with the protein MSSEALESADRNAAAEKNEGACPVVRSLEQIGSQWRLVVLHDLADGEKRFNELKRSTGASSRTLSRVLDDLAELGFVERRVEADAPIASYYSLTDKGESLCPVFDEIESWATDWL; encoded by the coding sequence ATGTCATCGGAAGCACTCGAATCCGCCGACAGGAACGCCGCCGCCGAGAAGAACGAGGGCGCGTGCCCCGTCGTCAGGTCCCTCGAACAGATCGGCTCCCAGTGGCGGCTCGTCGTCCTCCACGACCTCGCCGACGGCGAGAAGCGGTTCAACGAGCTCAAGCGCTCCACCGGCGCGAGCTCGCGCACCCTCTCGCGAGTGCTCGACGACCTCGCCGAACTGGGCTTCGTCGAGCGGCGCGTCGAGGCCGACGCACCCATCGCATCCTACTACAGCCTCACCGACAAGGGCGAGTCGCTCTGTCCCGTCTTCGACGAGATAGAGTCCTGGGCGACCGACTGGCTCTGA
- a CDS encoding DoxX family protein, translating to MTLEIAGTAAVVFLVARVLVGGVVAFMGLNHFMNAEDMAGYAGMKGVPAPGLMVPFTGGMLLFGGLSIALGFYPAIGAGAIAVFLVVTTPLMHDFWAMDDPEQQQNEMTAFLKNVVMLGAALAFLVLAGTPWEYSVATGEIAAAAVAPLF from the coding sequence GTGACGCTCGAGATAGCCGGCACCGCGGCTGTCGTCTTCCTCGTCGCGCGGGTGCTCGTCGGGGGTGTCGTCGCGTTCATGGGCCTCAACCACTTCATGAACGCCGAGGACATGGCTGGCTACGCAGGGATGAAGGGCGTCCCCGCGCCGGGGCTGATGGTCCCGTTCACCGGCGGGATGCTCCTGTTCGGTGGGCTCTCCATCGCACTGGGGTTCTACCCGGCCATCGGCGCGGGAGCCATCGCCGTCTTCCTCGTCGTGACGACGCCGCTGATGCACGACTTCTGGGCGATGGACGACCCCGAACAGCAGCAGAACGAGATGACGGCGTTCCTGAAGAACGTCGTCATGCTGGGCGCGGCGCTCGCCTTCCTCGTGCTCGCCGGCACCCCGTGGGAGTACAGCGTCGCGACCGGCGAGATCGCGGCGGCAGCCGTCGCACCGCTGTTCTGA
- a CDS encoding SRPBCC family protein codes for MPAGTTVRLGSTPDGRRIEVAREVAVDPRRAWELLTDTWRWPEWGPTVSDVDGPTRFISAGMHGRVNVLGAVWVPYEITSCGNGRWTWDVARIPATGHRVEEVGEDRCRVVFEIPPLAAGYVPVCQRALSKIEALLLADERRL; via the coding sequence GTGCCAGCGGGAACGACTGTCCGGCTCGGCTCGACGCCCGACGGGCGGCGCATCGAGGTCGCCCGCGAGGTCGCCGTCGACCCCCGTCGCGCGTGGGAGCTGCTGACCGACACCTGGCGGTGGCCCGAGTGGGGTCCGACCGTCTCGGACGTCGACGGTCCCACCCGGTTCATCTCGGCGGGGATGCACGGTCGCGTGAACGTCCTCGGAGCCGTGTGGGTCCCCTACGAGATAACGTCCTGCGGAAACGGTCGCTGGACGTGGGACGTGGCGAGGATTCCGGCGACCGGTCACCGCGTCGAGGAGGTCGGCGAGGACCGCTGTCGTGTCGTCTTCGAGATTCCACCGCTCGCGGCGGGCTACGTCCCGGTGTGCCAGCGCGCGCTCTCGAAGATCGAAGCGCTGCTGCTCGCCGACGAGCGGCGGCTCTGA
- a CDS encoding ABC transporter ATP-binding protein, which produces MITVEDLRKEYDGFVAVDGSTFSVGRGEVFGVVGPNGAGKTTTLKTLAGLIEPTSGTVSVAGLAADDPEMRRNLGFLPEESPLYEEMTAHSYLEFFADLYDVPDDVADERITEALDRLDLEHRERRIGDMSKGMKRKVAIARSLVNDPDVLIYDEPASGLDPLTTNYIIEFTEQLAAQGKTIVFSAHNLYHVESICDRVIVMNHGEIIARGTLEEIRREHGSTEYHVYTDVELDASEPAGDDRHESVVGDMDAVEALRSQAAALGGSVVDIQTRDPSLEDIFLDIAGETPEQASEGERDRTVEAET; this is translated from the coding sequence ATGATAACGGTCGAGGACCTCCGCAAAGAGTACGACGGGTTCGTCGCGGTCGACGGCAGCACGTTCTCGGTGGGCCGTGGCGAGGTCTTCGGCGTGGTCGGCCCGAACGGGGCCGGCAAGACGACGACGCTCAAGACGCTCGCGGGGCTCATCGAACCGACGAGCGGGACCGTCTCGGTCGCCGGACTGGCGGCCGACGACCCCGAGATGCGCCGCAATCTCGGCTTCCTCCCCGAGGAGTCGCCGCTGTACGAGGAGATGACGGCTCACTCCTACCTCGAGTTCTTCGCGGACCTCTACGACGTTCCCGACGACGTGGCCGACGAGCGCATCACCGAGGCGCTCGACCGACTCGATCTCGAACACAGAGAGCGCCGCATCGGCGACATGTCGAAGGGGATGAAGCGGAAGGTCGCCATCGCCCGGTCGCTCGTCAACGACCCCGACGTGCTCATCTACGACGAGCCGGCGTCGGGGCTGGACCCGCTCACGACGAACTACATCATCGAGTTCACCGAACAGCTCGCCGCACAGGGCAAGACCATCGTCTTCTCGGCGCACAACCTCTACCACGTCGAGAGCATCTGCGACCGCGTCATCGTGATGAACCACGGCGAGATCATCGCCCGCGGGACGCTGGAGGAGATCCGCCGCGAACACGGCTCGACCGAGTACCACGTCTACACCGACGTGGAACTGGACGCCTCGGAGCCGGCGGGCGACGACCGCCACGAGTCGGTCGTGGGTGACATGGACGCCGTCGAGGCGCTCCGCTCGCAGGCCGCCGCGCTCGGCGGGTCGGTCGTCGACATCCAGACCCGCGACCCGAGTCTGGAGGACATCTTCCTCGACATCGCCGGCGAGACGCCGGAGCAGGCGAGCGAGGGCGAACGCGACCGGACCGTGGAGGCGGAGACGTGA